One window from the genome of Thermococcus sp. JdF3 encodes:
- a CDS encoding MBL fold metallo-hydrolase, with the protein MKIIWYGHACFWVETNGVRLLIDPYPEVDDDRIGEVDYILITHEHVDHYGKVELLSRLRDATVIGPKPVYMTAISDGVTKVREIEDGQTIELENGVKVTAFYMEHPSSQYPLGYLIEGDKALFHTGDTYSTPVLQRLRGRVDVLLVPISGRSTANEREAAQIVEDMRPRLVIPMHYGIYGTGSPEKLRDELQKKRIWTLVRPLELYEEFTL; encoded by the coding sequence ATGAAGATTATCTGGTATGGACACGCGTGCTTTTGGGTCGAGACCAACGGCGTGAGACTCCTCATCGACCCGTATCCCGAGGTGGACGATGACAGGATAGGCGAGGTTGACTACATACTGATAACCCACGAACACGTGGATCACTACGGCAAGGTGGAGCTTCTCTCGCGACTCCGCGACGCTACCGTGATAGGGCCCAAGCCGGTTTACATGACCGCCATCAGCGATGGCGTGACGAAGGTCAGGGAGATCGAGGACGGCCAGACCATCGAGCTCGAGAACGGCGTTAAGGTGACCGCGTTCTACATGGAGCACCCCTCGAGCCAGTACCCCCTGGGCTACCTGATAGAGGGAGACAAAGCCCTCTTCCACACGGGCGACACGTATTCCACACCGGTCCTCCAGAGACTCCGCGGAAGGGTGGACGTTCTCCTGGTGCCGATAAGCGGCCGCTCAACGGCCAACGAGCGCGAAGCGGCCCAGATTGTCGAGGATATGCGCCCACGCCTGGTTATACCCATGCACTACGGCATCTACGGGACGGGAAGCCCCGAGAAGCTCAGGGACGAGCTCCAGAAGAAGCGCATCTGGACCCTCGTCAGGCCCCTTGAACTCTACGAAGAGTTCACCCTTTAG
- a CDS encoding DUF1614 domain-containing protein, which translates to MNRRRLIIPPVSLPVLLVMGVLFVIIFVFFSGVVMAAFEKLGIPPDVAYALFIFALVGSFLNIPIAEETSYEPVVRVREVRFFGIAYPVPFFDWEERRIIITINVGGAIVPISVAVYEIFRMVYFGRWTLLFNTLMAVLIASLFSHAVARPVRGLGIAMPLFLPPLMAMFLGWLLGGSNPNAVAYISGTLGVLIGADLMNWNRIKNLGAPMVSIGGAGTFDGIFLAGIIAVLLV; encoded by the coding sequence ATGAACAGACGTCGCCTCATAATCCCGCCCGTTTCACTTCCAGTGCTTCTGGTTATGGGGGTTCTTTTCGTCATTATCTTCGTGTTCTTCTCCGGTGTCGTTATGGCCGCGTTTGAGAAGCTCGGGATTCCCCCGGACGTCGCCTATGCGCTCTTCATCTTCGCGCTTGTGGGGAGCTTCCTGAACATACCAATCGCGGAGGAAACGTCCTATGAACCAGTCGTGAGGGTGAGGGAGGTTCGGTTCTTTGGAATAGCCTACCCCGTTCCGTTCTTTGACTGGGAGGAGAGGCGCATAATCATCACCATAAACGTGGGAGGGGCCATCGTTCCCATAAGCGTGGCCGTCTATGAGATATTCAGGATGGTGTACTTCGGCCGGTGGACCCTTCTCTTCAACACCCTCATGGCGGTTCTCATAGCTTCTCTCTTCAGCCATGCCGTTGCCAGACCCGTCAGGGGCCTTGGAATAGCCATGCCCCTCTTCCTGCCGCCCTTGATGGCCATGTTTCTCGGCTGGCTCCTCGGCGGGAGCAATCCGAACGCCGTTGCCTACATCAGCGGGACCCTCGGTGTCCTGATAGGTGCCGACCTGATGAACTGGAACAGGATCAAGAACCTCGGCGCACCGATGGTCAGCATAGGCGGCGCCGGCACCTTCGACGGCATCTTCCTCGCGGGCATAATTGCCGTCCTCCTGGTATAA
- a CDS encoding ribose-phosphate diphosphokinase — protein MFVIGSGARHLEDEMKALGGRILEVEIKRFPDGEKYVRVLGSSDEVTVVQSTFRPQDEHLVEMILLADALREGGARKLRAVVPYFAYSRQDRVTKEGEPVSVRAVMRTLAVYYDELYVFDLHNPETLKFFQGKAVNLSPAGVIADYFGEKLGEGVVLAPDKGALERAKAVAERLGLEYSHFHKVRVSPTEVRMEPVDVDVKGKNVLIVDDIISTGGTMIRAANLLREMGAEKVFVAATHGVFAEGAIERVSKAVDELAVTNTIPTPVSKISVVPEILKL, from the coding sequence ATGTTCGTGATTGGAAGCGGTGCCAGGCATCTGGAGGACGAGATGAAGGCCCTCGGCGGCAGGATTCTTGAGGTCGAGATAAAGCGGTTCCCCGACGGTGAGAAATACGTCAGGGTCCTTGGCTCTTCGGATGAGGTTACTGTCGTTCAGTCCACGTTCAGGCCGCAGGACGAGCACCTGGTCGAGATGATTCTCCTCGCCGATGCCCTGCGCGAGGGGGGAGCCCGGAAGCTCAGGGCGGTCGTTCCATACTTTGCCTACTCGAGACAGGACAGGGTCACGAAGGAAGGGGAGCCGGTGAGCGTGAGGGCTGTGATGAGAACCCTCGCGGTTTACTACGACGAGCTCTACGTCTTCGACCTCCACAACCCCGAGACCCTCAAGTTCTTCCAGGGTAAGGCGGTCAACCTCTCCCCCGCGGGGGTCATTGCGGACTACTTCGGGGAGAAGCTCGGTGAGGGCGTTGTTCTCGCCCCCGACAAAGGCGCACTTGAGAGGGCGAAGGCCGTTGCTGAGAGGCTTGGTCTTGAATACAGCCACTTTCACAAGGTCCGCGTCTCCCCGACGGAGGTCAGGATGGAGCCGGTCGATGTGGATGTTAAAGGGAAGAACGTTCTCATAGTCGATGACATCATAAGCACCGGCGGAACCATGATCAGGGCCGCAAATCTGCTCAGAGAGATGGGGGCTGAGAAGGTCTTCGTCGCGGCCACGCACGGTGTCTTCGCTGAGGGTGCCATAGAGCGCGTAAGCAAAGCCGTTGACGAGCTGGCGGTCACCAACACGATACCCACCCCGGTCTCGAAGATAAGCGTTGTGCCCGAGATACTGAAGCTGTGA